The Mixta hanseatica genome includes a region encoding these proteins:
- the rsmJ gene encoding 16S rRNA (guanine(1516)-N(2))-methyltransferase RsmJ: MKIALIDESGTGDGALSVLAARWGLEQDEQSVMALVMTPEHLELRKRDEPKLGGIWVDFIGGAMAHRRRFGGGRGEAVAKAVGIKGDYLPDVVDATAGLGRDAFVLAAVGCRVRMLERHPVVAVLLDDGLQRGYQDAEIGAWLRERLTLLHASSLTALEAITPAPDVVYLDPMYPHRQKSALVKKEMRVFQSLVGADNDADGLLLPARQLAKKRVVVKRPDYAPPLAGVTTQSAVTTKSHRFDIYPPLKS; encoded by the coding sequence GTGAAAATTGCTTTAATTGACGAATCAGGCACCGGAGACGGTGCCTTATCTGTTTTGGCCGCCCGCTGGGGGCTGGAGCAGGATGAACAGTCGGTGATGGCGTTAGTGATGACGCCGGAGCACCTGGAATTGCGCAAGCGCGATGAGCCAAAGCTGGGCGGCATCTGGGTCGACTTTATCGGCGGCGCGATGGCGCATCGGCGTCGCTTTGGCGGCGGACGTGGCGAGGCGGTGGCGAAGGCAGTCGGCATCAAAGGGGATTACCTGCCGGATGTGGTGGACGCTACCGCCGGGTTAGGGCGCGATGCCTTTGTGCTGGCGGCTGTCGGCTGTCGGGTGAGGATGCTGGAACGGCATCCGGTGGTGGCGGTGCTACTGGACGATGGCTTGCAGCGCGGCTACCAGGATGCGGAAATCGGTGCCTGGCTCCGGGAGCGGTTAACGCTGCTGCATGCCTCCAGCCTGACGGCGCTGGAGGCAATTACGCCCGCGCCGGATGTGGTTTACCTCGATCCCATGTATCCACATCGGCAGAAAAGCGCGCTGGTAAAGAAAGAGATGCGGGTATTTCAGTCGCTGGTGGGCGCAGATAATGATGCGGACGGCCTGCTGCTGCCTGCGCGCCAGTTGGCGAAAAAACGGGTGGTAGTGAAGCGCCCGGACTACGCGCCGCCGCTAGCTGGCGTGACGACCCAATCGGCAGTGACCACCAAAAGTCATCGCTTTGACATCTACCCGCCGCTGAAAAGCTGA
- the pitA gene encoding inorganic phosphate transporter PitA, whose translation MLHLFAGLDFNTGLLLVLALLFVLFYEAINGFHDTANAVATVIYTRAMRAQLAVVMAGVFNFFGVLLGGLSVAYAIVHLLPTDLLLNVGSAHGLAMVFSMLLAAIIWNLGTWYFGLPASSSHTLIGAIIGIGLTNALLTGTSVVDALNIPKMISIFASLILSPIIGLVVAGGLIFLLRRYWSNTKKRRRIHMTPADREKEDGKKKPPFWTRIALIISAIGVSYSHGANDGQKGIGLIMLVLIGVAPAGFVINMNASGYDITRTRDAVNHLEQYYNQHGDTLQHVVELTPPALPTPEEVPNGPKEFHCDSSRALIAINRAQQLLNNLSSYDALSVEQRSHLRRLLLCISDTAEKAAKMPDVKAEDQRFLGKLKGDLLNTVEYAPVWIIIAVALALSLGTMVGWRRVATTIGEKIGKKGMTYAQGMSAQVTAAVSIGVASYTGMPVSTTHILSSSVAGTMLVDGGGVQSRTIKSIALAWVFTLPVSILLSGSLYWVALKLI comes from the coding sequence ATGCTACATCTGTTTGCTGGTCTCGATTTTAATACCGGCCTGTTATTAGTACTTGCTCTGCTGTTTGTTCTGTTTTACGAAGCCATCAATGGTTTCCATGACACGGCTAACGCAGTGGCGACGGTAATCTATACGCGTGCGATGCGTGCGCAGCTGGCCGTAGTGATGGCCGGGGTGTTTAACTTTTTTGGTGTGCTGTTAGGTGGTTTGAGCGTCGCTTATGCCATTGTACATCTGCTTCCTACCGACCTGCTGTTGAATGTCGGTTCGGCGCACGGGCTGGCTATGGTCTTCTCCATGCTGCTCGCCGCTATTATCTGGAACCTGGGAACCTGGTATTTTGGTTTGCCTGCGTCCAGCTCCCATACGCTTATTGGCGCTATCATCGGTATTGGCCTGACCAACGCCTTACTTACCGGCACCTCAGTGGTGGATGCGCTCAATATCCCAAAAATGATCAGCATTTTCGCTTCGCTTATCCTGTCGCCGATTATTGGCCTGGTGGTGGCGGGCGGGTTGATCTTCCTGCTGCGCCGCTACTGGAGCAATACCAAAAAGCGTCGTCGTATTCATATGACGCCCGCCGATCGTGAAAAGGAAGACGGCAAGAAAAAGCCGCCGTTCTGGACACGTATCGCGCTGATTATTTCCGCCATCGGCGTGAGCTATTCTCACGGCGCCAATGACGGTCAGAAAGGCATCGGCCTGATTATGCTGGTGCTGATTGGCGTTGCGCCCGCAGGCTTCGTGATTAACATGAACGCCTCCGGCTATGACATCACGCGTACCCGTGACGCGGTAAACCATCTGGAGCAGTACTATAACCAGCATGGCGATACGCTGCAGCACGTTGTCGAGCTGACGCCGCCAGCGCTGCCGACGCCGGAAGAAGTGCCGAACGGGCCGAAGGAGTTTCACTGCGACAGTTCACGGGCGTTGATTGCGATTAACCGTGCGCAGCAGCTGTTGAATAACCTCTCCAGCTACGACGCGCTGAGCGTGGAACAGCGCAGCCATCTGCGCCGCCTGCTGCTCTGTATTTCCGATACCGCCGAAAAAGCGGCCAAGATGCCGGATGTGAAGGCTGAAGATCAACGCTTCCTTGGCAAGCTGAAAGGCGACCTGCTGAATACCGTTGAGTATGCGCCGGTGTGGATTATCATTGCAGTGGCGCTGGCGTTGTCGCTCGGTACGATGGTCGGCTGGCGTCGCGTCGCCACCACCATCGGCGAGAAAATCGGTAAGAAAGGCATGACCTATGCGCAGGGCATGTCGGCGCAGGTGACGGCCGCGGTATCAATTGGCGTCGCCAGCTATACCGGGATGCCGGTGTCCACCACGCATATTCTGTCGTCATCGGTTGCCGGTACCATGCTGGTTGATGGCGGCGGCGTGCAGAGCCGTACGATTAAAAGTATCGCGCTGGCGTGGGTATTTACCCTGCCTGTCTCGATTCTGCTTTCGGGCAGCCTCTATTGGGTGGCGCTAAAGCTTATCTGA
- the uspA gene encoding universal stress protein UspA, with product MAYKHILIAVDLSPESKLLVEKAVSLARPYDAKISLIHVDVNYSDLYTGLIDVNLGDMQKRISEETHHALTELSQGAGYPVSETLSGSGDLAQVLVEAIKKYDIDLVVCGHHQDFWSKLMSSARQLINTVHIDMLIVPLRDEDEE from the coding sequence ATGGCTTATAAACACATTCTGATTGCCGTTGATCTCTCGCCGGAAAGTAAACTGCTGGTTGAAAAAGCGGTTTCACTGGCGCGTCCTTACGATGCCAAAATATCCCTGATTCACGTGGATGTGAATTATTCCGATCTGTATACCGGTTTGATTGATGTGAACCTTGGCGATATGCAAAAGCGTATTTCTGAAGAGACGCATCACGCTCTGACTGAGCTGTCTCAGGGAGCTGGCTATCCGGTGAGCGAGACGCTGAGCGGCAGCGGCGATCTGGCGCAGGTGCTGGTTGAGGCGATTAAGAAATATGATATCGATTTAGTGGTCTGCGGGCATCATCAGGATTTCTGGAGCAAGCTGATGTCCTCTGCGCGTCAGCTGATTAATACGGTACATATCGATATGCTGATTGTGCCGCTGCGCGATGAAGACGAAGAGTAA
- a CDS encoding zinc-dependent alcohol dehydrogenase encodes MKALTYHGPHRVKVDNVPDPGLEAADDIILRVTATAICGSDLHLYRGKIPGTSHGDIFGHEFMGEVVEAGPDVTAVKKGDRVVIPFVIACGDCFFCRLQEFAACETTNPGRGAILNKKQITSPAALFGFSALYGGVPGGQAEYVRVPKANTGPFKVPPVLADDQVLFLSDILPTAWQAVKNAQVTKGSSLAIFGAGPVGLLTAACARMLGAEKIFMVDHHPYRLAFARDRYDVIPINFDENDDPAAFIIENTTNHRGVDAVIDAVGFEAKGSLTETVMTNLKLEGSSGKALRQCIAAVRRGGIVSVPGVYAGFIHGFLFGDAFDKGLTFKMGQTHVQAYLPELLNLIEQGFIKPEEIITHHMPLERAEEAYKIFEKREEECRKVILVPGLTETLRHA; translated from the coding sequence ATGAAAGCATTGACTTATCATGGCCCGCATCGTGTCAAAGTTGATAATGTTCCCGATCCCGGTCTGGAAGCGGCGGATGATATTATTTTGCGCGTAACGGCGACGGCAATCTGCGGTTCCGATCTGCATCTCTATCGCGGCAAGATCCCGGGCACCTCCCATGGCGATATTTTTGGTCATGAATTTATGGGCGAAGTGGTAGAGGCTGGCCCGGACGTCACGGCGGTCAAAAAGGGCGATCGGGTAGTGATTCCTTTTGTCATTGCCTGCGGCGACTGTTTTTTCTGTCGTTTGCAAGAGTTCGCCGCTTGTGAAACCACTAACCCTGGCCGTGGCGCGATCCTGAATAAAAAACAAATTACCTCTCCCGCCGCGCTGTTTGGCTTTAGCGCGCTGTACGGCGGCGTGCCGGGCGGGCAGGCGGAATATGTGCGCGTACCGAAAGCGAATACCGGGCCATTTAAAGTGCCGCCAGTGCTGGCTGATGATCAGGTGCTGTTTTTATCTGATATTTTACCGACAGCCTGGCAGGCCGTGAAAAACGCGCAGGTGACTAAGGGCAGCAGCCTGGCAATTTTTGGCGCTGGTCCGGTCGGCCTGTTAACTGCCGCCTGTGCGCGCATGTTAGGCGCGGAAAAGATCTTTATGGTCGATCACCATCCCTATCGTCTGGCGTTTGCCAGAGATCGCTATGATGTTATTCCCATTAACTTTGATGAAAATGACGATCCGGCTGCTTTCATTATCGAAAATACCACGAACCATCGTGGCGTCGATGCGGTGATTGATGCGGTGGGTTTTGAAGCGAAAGGCAGCCTGACCGAAACCGTAATGACCAACCTGAAGCTGGAAGGCAGCAGCGGTAAAGCGTTACGCCAGTGCATTGCCGCCGTAAGACGCGGCGGGATTGTTAGCGTGCCGGGCGTGTATGCGGGCTTTATTCACGGCTTCCTGTTCGGCGATGCGTTCGATAAAGGGCTGACGTTTAAAATGGGCCAGACGCATGTTCAGGCTTATCTGCCGGAGCTGCTGAACTTAATTGAGCAGGGTTTTATCAAGCCGGAAGAGATTATTACGCACCATATGCCGCTGGAGCGTGCGGAAGAAGCCTACAAAATTTTTGAAAAACGTGAAGAGGAGTGCCGTAAGGTCATTCTGGTGCCGGGACTAACGGAAACGTTACGTCACGCCTAA
- a CDS encoding 23S rRNA (adenine(2030)-N(6))-methyltransferase RlmJ, whose amino-acid sequence MLSYRHSFHAGNHADVLKHTVQSLIITALKEKEKPFLYLDTHAGAGRYLLSGEHAERTGEYLEGIARVWQQDDLPAELEPYISCVKALNRGPGLRYYPGSPLIARHLLREDDKLELTELHSSDFPLLRSEFQKDSRARLARADGYQQLKAKLPPPSRRGLILIDPPYEMKSDYQAVVKGIQEGYRRFGTGVFALWYPVVLRQQIKRMIHDLEATGIRRILQIELAVRPDSDRFGMTGSGMIVVNPPWKLEQQMRDLLPWLHRVLVPAGTGHTSVNWIVPE is encoded by the coding sequence ATGCTTAGTTACCGTCACAGTTTTCACGCTGGCAACCATGCGGATGTGCTGAAGCACACCGTACAAAGCCTGATCATCACCGCGCTGAAAGAAAAAGAAAAACCGTTTCTTTATCTCGATACGCACGCCGGCGCTGGCCGTTATTTGCTGAGCGGCGAACATGCGGAGCGTACCGGTGAATATCTGGAAGGCATTGCCCGCGTCTGGCAGCAAGACGATTTGCCGGCAGAGCTGGAGCCCTATATCAGCTGCGTAAAAGCGCTTAATCGCGGGCCGGGCCTGCGTTATTACCCAGGTTCGCCGCTGATTGCCCGTCACCTGCTGCGTGAAGATGACAAGCTGGAGCTGACGGAGCTGCATTCCAGTGATTTTCCCTTGCTGCGCAGCGAGTTTCAAAAAGATAGCCGGGCCCGCCTGGCGCGCGCCGATGGCTATCAGCAGTTGAAAGCCAAGCTGCCGCCGCCGTCGCGCCGTGGTTTAATTCTGATCGATCCGCCCTATGAGATGAAAAGCGATTATCAGGCGGTAGTGAAAGGCATTCAGGAAGGCTATCGTCGCTTCGGCACCGGCGTTTTCGCCCTCTGGTATCCGGTCGTCCTGCGTCAGCAGATCAAGCGCATGATCCACGATCTGGAAGCCACAGGTATCCGTCGCATTTTGCAGATTGAGCTGGCGGTGCGTCCGGACAGCGATCGTTTCGGCATGACCGGATCTGGCATGATCGTGGTTAACCCGCCGTGGAAGCTGGAACAACAAATGCGCGACCTGCTGCCCTGGCTGCACCGCGTACTGGTACCGGCAGGCACCGGCCATACCAGCGTCAACTGGATCGTGCCGGAATAA
- the prlC gene encoding oligopeptidase A, with product MTNPLLTPFTLPPFSAIQPEHVVPAVEQALAVCRETVEKVVAQGAPYSWENLCQPLAEVDDHLGRIFSPVSHLNSVKNSPELRQAYEQTLPLLSEYSTWVGQHEGLYQAYRNLKEGDNYAQLSLEQKKAVDNALRDFELSGIGLPKEKQQRYGEIAARLSELGSTYSNNVLDATMGWSKLITDESELAGMPESALAAAKAQAEAKGQAGWLLTLDIPSYLPVMTYCDNQALREEMYRAYATRASDQGPHAGKWDNGPIMAEELALRHELAQLLGFDSYAHKSLATKMAQSPSQVIDFLNDLAQRARPQAEKELERLRAFAKQQHGIDELQPWDITYYGEKQKQHLYAISDEQLRPYFPEERAVNGLFEVVKRIYGISAQERKDVDVWHPDVRFFDLFDESGELRGSFYLDLYARENKRGGAWMDDCVGMMRKADGSLQKPVAYLTCNFNRPVNGKPALFTHDEVTTLFHEFGHGLHHMLTRVDVPGVSGISGVPWDAVELPSQFMENWCWEPEALAFISGHYETGEPLPQELLDKMLAAKNYQAALFILRQLEFGLFDFRLHTEFDPAKGAQILDTLAEVKKQVAVVPSPSWGRFPHAFSHIFAGGYAAGYYSYLWADVLAADAYSRFEEEGIFNRETGQSFLDNILTRGGSEEPMELFKRFRGREPQLDAMLEHYGIQG from the coding sequence ATGACCAATCCATTATTGACGCCATTTACCCTTCCGCCTTTCTCTGCCATTCAGCCGGAACATGTGGTACCCGCCGTTGAGCAGGCGCTGGCGGTATGCCGCGAAACGGTAGAAAAAGTGGTGGCTCAGGGAGCGCCCTACAGCTGGGAAAACCTGTGCCAGCCGCTGGCCGAGGTGGACGATCATCTGGGGCGTATTTTCTCGCCGGTCAGCCATCTTAACTCGGTAAAAAACAGCCCGGAACTGCGTCAGGCTTACGAGCAGACGCTGCCGCTGCTTTCTGAATACAGCACCTGGGTGGGACAGCATGAAGGGCTGTATCAGGCGTATCGCAACCTGAAAGAGGGCGATAACTACGCGCAGCTGAGCCTGGAGCAGAAAAAAGCGGTGGATAATGCGCTGCGTGATTTTGAGCTGTCAGGCATCGGCCTGCCAAAAGAGAAGCAGCAGCGCTACGGTGAAATCGCCGCGCGCCTGTCAGAGCTGGGCTCGACCTATAGCAACAATGTGCTCGACGCCACCATGGGCTGGAGCAAGCTGATCACCGATGAAAGCGAGCTGGCCGGCATGCCGGAAAGCGCGCTGGCGGCGGCCAAAGCGCAGGCGGAGGCCAAAGGGCAAGCAGGCTGGCTGCTGACGCTGGATATCCCCAGCTATTTGCCGGTAATGACCTATTGCGATAATCAGGCACTGCGTGAAGAGATGTATCGCGCCTATGCGACGCGCGCCTCCGATCAGGGCCCGCACGCCGGTAAATGGGATAATGGCCCGATTATGGCGGAAGAGCTGGCGCTGCGTCATGAACTGGCGCAACTACTGGGTTTTGACTCTTACGCCCATAAATCGCTGGCAACCAAAATGGCGCAAAGCCCATCGCAGGTGATCGATTTCCTGAACGATCTGGCGCAGCGCGCTCGTCCCCAGGCGGAAAAAGAGCTGGAACGCCTGCGCGCCTTCGCCAAACAGCAGCACGGTATCGATGAGCTGCAGCCGTGGGATATTACCTACTATGGTGAGAAGCAGAAGCAGCATCTGTATGCGATCAGCGATGAGCAGCTGCGTCCCTATTTCCCGGAAGAGCGTGCGGTTAACGGCCTGTTTGAAGTGGTTAAACGCATCTACGGCATCAGTGCGCAAGAGCGCAAAGATGTGGATGTCTGGCATCCGGACGTGCGGTTCTTCGATCTGTTTGATGAAAGCGGCGAGCTGCGCGGCAGTTTCTATCTTGACCTGTATGCGCGTGAAAACAAACGCGGCGGTGCATGGATGGATGACTGCGTAGGAATGATGCGTAAAGCGGACGGCAGCCTGCAGAAGCCGGTCGCCTATCTGACCTGTAACTTCAACCGTCCGGTAAACGGCAAACCGGCGCTGTTTACTCATGATGAAGTGACCACTCTGTTCCATGAGTTCGGACACGGCCTGCACCATATGCTGACGCGCGTGGATGTCCCGGGCGTTTCCGGCATCAGCGGGGTACCGTGGGATGCGGTCGAGCTGCCGAGCCAGTTTATGGAAAACTGGTGCTGGGAGCCGGAAGCGCTGGCATTTATCTCTGGTCATTATGAAACCGGCGAGCCGCTGCCGCAGGAGCTGTTAGACAAAATGCTGGCGGCAAAAAACTACCAGGCGGCACTGTTTATTCTGCGTCAGCTGGAGTTCGGCCTGTTCGATTTCCGGCTGCATACCGAATTCGATCCGGCTAAGGGCGCACAGATTCTGGACACCCTGGCGGAAGTGAAAAAACAGGTGGCGGTAGTGCCAAGCCCGTCCTGGGGCCGTTTCCCGCACGCTTTCAGCCATATTTTCGCCGGCGGCTATGCCGCGGGTTACTACAGCTATCTGTGGGCGGATGTGCTGGCGGCGGATGCTTATTCGCGCTTTGAAGAGGAAGGTATTTTTAACCGTGAAACCGGTCAGTCATTCCTGGACAACATCCTGACGCGTGGCGGTTCTGAAGAGCCGATGGAACTGTTCAAACGCTTCCGTGGCCGTGAGCCGCAGCTTGATGCGATGCTGGAACACTACGGTATTCAGGGATAA
- a CDS encoding helix-turn-helix transcriptional regulator, giving the protein MEIIVCSDNFFFASGITALLNQAGHDTWDFFYHPKRKLSITENEEIVIIIDTNERRPLRHLFASLGKKPLRVFFITDDLSEQQDMRSPCQGVIPRKISAAALLSVLAETSAGVRPLEFLLTIQQRKVLQYLIRGVTPGVIARVMNISVKTVSAHKRKVMMNFGLKKMNARSLNCMADFIYKSLLVSEHLNRLKHPQFISRPVY; this is encoded by the coding sequence ATGGAAATTATTGTGTGTTCTGATAATTTTTTCTTTGCCAGCGGCATAACCGCGCTGCTAAATCAGGCGGGCCACGACACCTGGGATTTTTTTTATCATCCTAAAAGGAAGCTTTCTATAACAGAAAATGAAGAAATTGTTATCATTATTGATACTAATGAGCGCAGGCCTTTACGCCACCTTTTTGCTTCATTAGGTAAAAAGCCGCTCAGAGTGTTCTTTATTACCGATGATTTGTCAGAGCAGCAGGATATGCGTTCCCCTTGCCAGGGGGTGATACCGCGAAAAATCAGTGCCGCAGCTCTGTTAAGCGTGCTGGCGGAAACCTCGGCTGGGGTGAGGCCGCTAGAGTTTTTACTTACGATTCAACAGCGCAAAGTGCTGCAATACCTGATACGCGGCGTAACCCCTGGCGTCATTGCTCGCGTGATGAATATCTCTGTTAAAACCGTATCAGCGCATAAACGTAAGGTCATGATGAACTTTGGTCTGAAAAAAATGAATGCGCGATCGTTAAACTGCATGGCCGATTTTATTTATAAATCGCTGCTGGTTTCAGAACATCTTAACCGGCTAAAACATCCGCAGTTCATCAGTCGTCCGGTCTATTAA
- a CDS encoding NAD(P)/FAD-dependent oxidoreductase — protein sequence MEKYDVIIIGAGAAGLFCAAQAGQRGLRVLLLDNGKKPGRKILMSGGGRCNFTNLYTEPAAYLSHNPHFCKSALARYTQWDFIALVNQYGIAYHEKTLGQLFCDDSAQQIVDLLMAECEKGQVTLRLRSEVLSVSRDDAGYAVQLNGAEVRAGKLVIASGGLSMPGLGASPFGYRLAEQFGLRVYPTRAALVPFTLHKPLLEQLQTLSGVSLPATIEAANGKRFKEAMLFTHRGLSGPSVLQISSYWQPGEFVTIDLSPERDLDAFINEERQARPNQSLKNTLAKPLPKRLVEVLQLLGIVPEVTLKQLNAKQQRELTETLHGWRVQPNGTEGYRTAEVTLGGVDTTQLSSKTMEARDIPGLYFIGEVVDVTGWLGGYNFQWAWSSAWACAQALNAD from the coding sequence GTGGAAAAGTATGACGTTATCATTATTGGCGCCGGGGCTGCCGGGCTGTTTTGCGCGGCTCAGGCAGGGCAGCGCGGACTGCGCGTATTGCTGCTGGATAACGGCAAAAAACCGGGCCGCAAAATCCTGATGTCCGGCGGCGGCCGCTGCAACTTTACTAACCTTTATACCGAACCGGCGGCCTATCTCTCGCATAATCCTCATTTTTGTAAATCAGCGCTGGCGCGCTATACGCAGTGGGATTTTATCGCGCTGGTTAACCAGTACGGCATTGCGTATCACGAAAAAACGCTGGGCCAGCTGTTTTGCGATGACTCGGCGCAGCAGATTGTCGATCTGCTGATGGCGGAGTGCGAAAAAGGGCAGGTGACGCTGCGACTGCGCAGTGAAGTCCTGTCGGTCAGCCGTGACGATGCAGGTTATGCTGTTCAACTGAACGGCGCGGAAGTGCGGGCGGGTAAACTGGTAATCGCCAGCGGCGGGCTGTCGATGCCGGGGCTGGGCGCGTCGCCTTTCGGCTACCGGCTGGCGGAGCAGTTTGGCCTGCGCGTCTATCCCACGCGCGCCGCTCTGGTGCCTTTTACGCTGCATAAACCCCTGTTGGAGCAGCTTCAAACCCTGTCGGGCGTCTCGCTGCCAGCCACTATCGAAGCAGCGAACGGCAAACGTTTTAAAGAGGCGATGTTGTTTACGCATCGTGGCCTCTCCGGACCGTCGGTGTTGCAAATCTCCAGCTACTGGCAGCCGGGTGAATTCGTTACCATCGATCTATCACCGGAACGCGATCTGGATGCCTTTATCAATGAAGAACGGCAGGCGCGCCCGAATCAAAGCCTGAAAAATACGCTGGCGAAGCCTTTGCCGAAGCGGCTGGTAGAGGTACTGCAATTATTGGGCATCGTACCGGAAGTGACATTGAAACAGCTCAACGCGAAGCAGCAGCGCGAGCTAACCGAAACCCTGCATGGTTGGCGCGTACAGCCCAACGGCACCGAAGGCTATCGCACCGCGGAAGTCACGCTGGGCGGCGTGGATACCACGCAGCTCTCCTCGAAAACCATGGAAGCGCGTGACATACCCGGTTTGTATTTTATCGGCGAAGTGGTAGATGTCACCGGCTGGCTGGGCGGCTATAACTTCCAGTGGGCCTGGAGTTCCGCCTGGGCCTGCGCGCAAGCGCTGAATGCTGATTGA
- the uspB gene encoding universal stress protein UspB yields MISTVALFWALCVVCLVNMARYFSSLRALLVVLRGCDPLLYQYVDGAGFFTAHGQPSKQVRLVRYIWKRYYLDHHDEEFIRRCERVRGQFVLTSSLCALVVISLVGLAIWH; encoded by the coding sequence ATGATTAGCACCGTCGCGCTTTTCTGGGCTTTATGTGTGGTTTGTTTGGTGAACATGGCGCGCTACTTTTCTTCTTTGCGTGCGCTATTGGTTGTGTTGCGCGGGTGCGATCCGTTGCTGTATCAGTATGTGGACGGCGCAGGCTTTTTTACCGCGCATGGCCAGCCAAGTAAACAAGTCAGGCTGGTGCGCTATATCTGGAAACGGTATTACCTCGATCATCATGATGAAGAGTTTATTCGCCGCTGTGAGCGGGTGCGCGGGCAGTTTGTCTTAACCAGCTCGCTATGCGCTCTGGTGGTGATTAGTCTGGTGGGATTAGCGATTTGGCATTAA
- a CDS encoding winged helix-turn-helix domain-containing protein: MGPVFLIDESVYFYPGNQRLFCHPQEKEDKTLTQPAAKCLELLITTGGLVSQSDLYDYAWGDNSHNVSPNTLYQNISLIRRALKNVRPGADRWIITVPRKGFRFDHSITVRQVTSEDTLPVALPEPFPPPVFPAKARPLNSLLPASLFVLCFALAFFIHPVNADFKKLTGSYDKIDGQEACQLYIYRNNLPLKEKINSRIKQYIDCNSRPYVYITYDKFNKKITFFSCFEPIANNSRSCASWLLGEAI; encoded by the coding sequence ATGGGTCCAGTTTTTCTTATTGATGAGTCTGTTTATTTTTATCCAGGGAATCAGAGGCTTTTTTGTCATCCTCAGGAAAAGGAGGACAAAACATTAACCCAGCCGGCAGCTAAATGTCTTGAGCTATTAATTACAACCGGTGGATTGGTATCGCAAAGCGATCTGTATGATTATGCCTGGGGAGATAATAGTCATAACGTTTCACCTAATACGCTTTACCAAAATATTTCTCTGATCCGCAGAGCGCTAAAAAATGTCAGGCCCGGCGCAGACCGCTGGATCATTACCGTCCCGCGTAAAGGGTTCAGGTTCGATCACAGCATCACTGTCAGGCAGGTAACCTCGGAAGATACGCTGCCTGTCGCGCTTCCTGAGCCATTTCCCCCTCCGGTTTTCCCTGCCAAAGCCAGGCCGCTCAACTCTTTGCTTCCGGCTTCCCTTTTCGTGCTGTGCTTTGCCCTCGCCTTCTTTATTCATCCGGTTAACGCCGATTTTAAAAAGCTGACGGGAAGCTATGATAAAATAGACGGACAAGAGGCCTGCCAGCTCTATATCTATCGCAATAACCTGCCCCTAAAAGAAAAGATAAATAGCAGAATAAAGCAGTATATCGACTGCAACTCGCGGCCCTACGTTTATATTACTTACGACAAATTCAATAAAAAGATAACATTTTTTTCCTGTTTCGAACCGATCGCTAACAACAGCAGGTCTTGTGCTTCTTGGTTATTAGGCGAAGCGATATGA
- a CDS encoding CPBP family intramembrane glutamic endopeptidase — MWYLLAAALLALLFFRPAVKPLLLLTLALALWQQTLQWPGLLLLAGLALAAWLHKHYAYHVRLMPVLEAILLAGAVALTLHLAPGFHNAPVVIKQQAGPLSAPFTFYYNLDKALVPFVLLACLPTLVQAPAAAPRWRFAWPALIAAIPALLLLATLAGGLRIEPHAPAWLGEFMLANLFFVSLAEEALFRAWLQQRLSQWLGRWPGLLIAALVFGLAHAAGGPLLIFFAALAGILYGLAWQWSGRLWVATLVHFAFNLTHLLLFTYPVLQR; from the coding sequence ATGTGGTATCTACTGGCGGCGGCGCTTTTGGCGCTGCTGTTTTTCCGACCCGCAGTAAAACCGTTATTGCTGTTAACGCTGGCGCTGGCCCTGTGGCAACAGACGCTGCAATGGCCGGGTCTGCTGCTGCTGGCGGGCCTGGCGCTGGCGGCGTGGCTACACAAGCACTATGCGTACCATGTGCGGCTGATGCCAGTGCTGGAAGCGATTCTGCTTGCCGGCGCCGTGGCGCTAACCCTTCATCTCGCGCCCGGCTTTCATAATGCCCCGGTGGTGATCAAGCAGCAGGCCGGTCCGCTCAGCGCGCCTTTTACATTTTACTACAACCTGGATAAAGCGCTGGTGCCCTTTGTTCTGCTGGCCTGTTTGCCGACGCTGGTGCAGGCGCCCGCCGCCGCGCCGCGCTGGCGTTTCGCCTGGCCTGCGCTGATTGCCGCCATCCCGGCTTTGCTGCTGCTGGCTACGCTGGCGGGCGGGCTGCGCATTGAGCCGCACGCGCCCGCCTGGCTGGGCGAGTTTATGCTGGCGAATCTGTTTTTCGTGTCGCTGGCGGAGGAGGCGCTATTCCGTGCCTGGCTGCAGCAGCGGCTGAGCCAATGGCTGGGGCGCTGGCCGGGTTTGCTGATTGCGGCGCTGGTTTTTGGCCTGGCGCACGCCGCTGGCGGCCCGTTGCTGATTTTCTTCGCCGCACTGGCCGGCATCCTTTACGGCCTGGCCTGGCAGTGGAGCGGCCGGTTATGGGTCGCGACGCTGGTGCATTTTGCCTTTAACCTGACGCATCTGCTGCTGTTTACCTACCCCGTGCTGCAACGCTAG